In Hallerella succinigenes, the following are encoded in one genomic region:
- a CDS encoding type II toxin-antitoxin system YafQ family toxin yields the protein MVEKGPRYKILWTSQYKKDVKRAKKRNYDMKELYAVVSKLANDEPLEDKYRDHALGGNWSEHRELHIKPDWLLIYRKQDNVLILELVRTGTHSDLFEK from the coding sequence TTGGTAGAGAAAGGACCTAGATACAAAATCCTATGGACATCACAATACAAGAAAGATGTCAAACGAGCAAAGAAACGGAATTACGATATGAAGGAATTGTACGCCGTTGTTTCAAAGCTCGCAAATGACGAACCTCTTGAAGACAAGTATCGGGATCATGCTCTTGGAGGCAATTGGTCCGAGCATCGGGAACTTCACATAAAGCCGGATTGGCTCTTGATTTACCGAAAGCAAGACAACGTGTTGATATTAGAACTTGTCCGCACAGGAACGCACTCGGACTTGTTTGAAAAATAA
- a CDS encoding type II toxin-antitoxin system RelB/DinJ family antitoxin — MANLTITLDDDDKKGIADFCEKVGITISGLYNVFTKQVLREGRIPFEISINRPNRKTIKAMEESDEIYAKYQKNPSKMKTYTVNEAIREMKSW, encoded by the coding sequence ATGGCAAATTTGACGATAACACTGGACGACGACGACAAAAAAGGCATCGCCGATTTTTGCGAAAAGGTGGGAATAACCATCTCGGGGCTGTACAACGTATTTACCAAGCAAGTTCTACGCGAAGGGAGAATCCCTTTTGAAATTTCCATCAATCGTCCGAATCGGAAAACCATCAAGGCGATGGAAGAGTCAGATGAAATTTACGCGAAATACCAGAAGAACCCCTCGAAGATGAAGACGTATACGGTCAACGAAGCCATTCGGGAGATGAAATCTTGGTAG